A single window of Watersipora subatra chromosome 11, tzWatSuba1.1, whole genome shotgun sequence DNA harbors:
- the LOC137408664 gene encoding proteoglycan 4-like produces MLYVNIVSHKDVNTVSPKDVNIVSPKDVNTVSHKDVNTVSPKDVNTVSPKYVNIVSPKDVNTVSHKDVNIVSPKDVNTVSPKDVNIVSPKDVNIVSPKYVNTVSPKDVNIVSPNDVNTVSPKDVSIVSPKDVNIVSPKDVNIVSPKDVNTVSPKDVNIVSPKDVNTVSPKDDNIVSPKDVNTVSPKDVNIVSPKDVNIVSPKDINTLSPHIVP; encoded by the coding sequence atgttatatgttaacattGTGTCACATAAAGATGTTAACACTGTGTCACCTAAAGATGTTAACATTGTGTCACCTAAAGATGTTAACACTGTGTCGCATAAAGATGTTAACACTGTGTCACCTAAAGATGTTAACACTGTGTCACCTAAATATGTTAACATTGTGTCTCCTAAAGATGTTAACACTGTGTCACATAAAGATGTTAACATTGTGTCACCTAAAGATGTTAACACTGTGTCACCTAAAGATGTTAACATTGTGTCACCTAAAGATGTTAACATTGTGTCACCTAAATATGTTAACACTGTGTCACCTAAAGATGTTAACATTGTGTCACCTAACGATGTTAACACTGTGTCACCTAAAGATGTTAGCATTGTGTCACCTAAAGATGTTAACATTGTGTCACCTAAAGATGTTAACATTGTGTCACCTAAAGATGTTAACACTGTGTCCCCTAAAGATGTTAACATTGTGTCACCTAAAGATGTTAACACTGTGTCACCTAAAGATGATAACATTGTGTCACCTAAAGATGTTAACACTGTGTCCCCTAAAGATGTTAACATTGTGTCACCTAAAGATGTTAACATTGTGTCACCTAAAGATATTAACACGTTGTCACCTCACATTGTGCCATGA